In Chionomys nivalis chromosome 24, mChiNiv1.1, whole genome shotgun sequence, one genomic interval encodes:
- the Sptssb gene encoding serine palmitoyltransferase small subunit B, translating to MDFKSVKEYLAWLYYQYQIISCCAVLEPWEQSMFNTILLTIVAMVVYTAYVFIPIHIRLAWEFFSKICGYHSSISN from the coding sequence ATGGATTTCAAGAGTGTGAAGGAGTATTTAGCCTGGCTCTACTATCAATACCAAATCATCAGCTGCTGTGCCGTCCTGGAGCCCTGGGAACAGTCCATGTTCAACACCATCTTACTAACCATTGTTGCCATGGTAGTCTACACTGCCTATGTCTTCATCCCCATCCACATCCGCCTGGCTTGGGAATTTTTCTCCAAAATATGCGGATATCACAGTTCAATTTCTAACTGA